From the genome of Vitis riparia cultivar Riparia Gloire de Montpellier isolate 1030 chromosome 2, EGFV_Vit.rip_1.0, whole genome shotgun sequence, one region includes:
- the LOC117934291 gene encoding subtilisin-like protease SBT3.8 isoform X2, protein MLASIVGSKEVASELMVYSYKHGFSGFAAKLTESQAQRIAELPGVLRVIPNSLHQLQTTRSWDYLGLSFQSPKNILHSSNMGDGVIIGVLDTGIWPESKSFNDEGFGPIPSQWKGVCESGQQFNSTMHCNRKVIGARWFVDGFLAEYGQPLNTSGNQEFLSPRDANGHGTHTSSTAGGSFVGNVSYKGLALGTVRGGAPHARLAIYKVCWNVLGGQCSSADILKAFDEAINDGVHVLSLSIGSSIPLFSDIDERDGIATGSFHAVAKGITVVCGASNDGPQAQTVQNTAPWILTVAASTMDRAFPTPITLGNNKTLLGQALFTGKETGFSGLVYPDVSGLAPNSAGQCEALSLDQTSVAGKVVLCFTSTVRRATIISASSDVQAAGGVGVIIAKNPGDNLAACSNDFPCVEVDYEIGTRILYYIRSTRLPVVNLSPSKTFVGEAVLAKVAYFSSRGPNSIAPAILKPDITAPGVNILAATGPLNRVMDGGYAMLSGTSMATPHVSGVVALLKALHPDWSPAAIKSALVTTAWRNGPSGLPIFAEGFPKKLADPFDFGGGIVNPNGATDPGLVYDMGATEHVHYLCAVGYNNSAISQLTGQSIVCPSERPSILDVNLPSITIPNLRNSTTLTRTVTNVGAPESIYRVVIQPPIGVVITLNPDVLVFNSMTKSITFKVTVSSTHHVNTGYYFGSLTWTDGVHEVRSPLSVRTEIIQSYVDDN, encoded by the exons ATGCTGGCCAGCATAGTTGGGAG CAAGGAAGTGGCTTCAGAATTGATGGTGTACAGTTACAAACATGGCTTCTCTGGGTTTGCAGCCAAGCTTACAGAGTCTCAGGCACAGAGAATTGCTG AGTTGCCTGGTGTGCTTCGAGTCATCCCCAATTCCCTTCACCAGCTACAAACAACGAGGAGCTGGGATTACCTTGGCCTCTCTTTTCAATCTCCTAAAAATATTCTTCACAGCAGCAATATGGGGGATGGAGTAATCATTGGTGTCCTAGATACAG GAATATGGCCGGAGTCTAAATCTTTCAATGATGAAGGGTTTGGACCGATCCCATCTCAGTGGAAGGGTGTTTGTGAATCAGGGCAGCAATTCAATAGCACAATGCACTGTAACAGAAAAGTCATTGGAGCCCGTTGGTTTGTCGATGGATTTCTTGCTGAGTATGGACAGCCATTAAACACATCTGGAAACCAAGAATTCTTGTCTCCAAGAGATGCAAATGGACATGGCACACACACATCCAGCACTGCAGGTGGTTCTTTTGTCGGTAATGTGAGCTACAAGGGCCTTGCTTTAGGGACCGTAAGAGGTGGGGCACCCCATGCCCGGTTGGCTATTTATAAGGTGTGCTGGAATGTTCTTGGAGGACAATGCTCATCTGCAGATATACTGAAAGCCTTTGATGAAGCTATAAATGATGGGGTCCATGTGTTATCCCTGTCAATTGGGTCTTCTATTCCTCTATTCTCAGATATTGATGAACGTGATGGGATTGCCACTGGTTCCTTCCATGCAGTGGCTAAGGGCATCACTGTTGTTTGTGGAGCTTCAAATGATGGACCTCAAGCTCAGACAGTACAGAACACAGCACCATGGATATTAACTGTTGCAGCTAGCACCATGGATAGAGCATTTCCTACACCCATCACACTTGGAAACAATAAAACCTTGCTG GGTCAAGCCTTGTTTACAGGAAAGGAGACTGGTTTCTCAGGCTTGGTATATCCAGACGTCTCAGGGCTTGCCCCAAACTCTGCAGG TCAGTGCGAAGCACTCTCACTTGATCAAACTTCAGTTGCTGGAAAAGTGGTGCTCTGCTTCACTTCAACGGTTAGGAGGGCCACTATAATAAGTGCTTCATCAGATGTGCAAGCAGCAGGTGGCGTTGGGGTGATCATTGCCAAGAATCCCGGTGATAACTTGGCTGCATGCAGCAATGATTTTCCATGTGTTGAAGTTGACTATGAGATTGGAACCAGAATACTCTATTACATCCGGTCTACCAG GCTTCCTGTAGTAAATCTCAGCCCTTCTAAAACATTTGTGGGGGAGGCTGTTTTGGCCAAGGTTGCCTATTTCTCATCTAGAGGGCCTAACTCCATTGCCCCTGCAATTCTTAAG CCAGATATAACGGCCCCTGGTGTGAATATATTAGCTGCCACTGGTCCCCTCAATCGAGTGATGGATGGTGGCTATGCCATGCTTTCAGGAACATCAATGGCAACTCCTCATGTCTCTGGCGTTGTGGCACTCCTCAAAGCATTGCACCCTGATTGGTCCCCTGCAGCTATTAAGTCAGCACTAGTCACAACTG CATGGAGGAATGGTCCATCTGGCCTTCCAATCTTTGCCGAGGGGTTCCCTAAAAAGCTTGCTGATCCATTTGATTTTGGAGGTGGCATAGTAAACCCAAATGGTGCAACAGACCCAGGTTTGGTATATGACATGGGTGCAACCGAACACGTACATTATCTTTGTGCTGTGGGCTACAACAACTCTGCCATCTCTCAGCTTACAGGGCAATCCATAGTCTGCCCCAGTGAAAGGCCTTCCATTCTGGATGTAAACCTACCCTCCATAACCATACCAAACCTCAGAAATTCCACCACCCTCACCAGAACTGTCACAAATGTAGGTGCCCCTGAATCCATCTATAGAGTAGTGATTCAGCCTCCTATTGGTGTAGTCATAACATTAAACCCTGATGTCTTGGTCTTCAACTCTATGACCAAATCAATCACTTTCAAGGTTACAGTCTCCTCGACCCATCACGTGAATACAGGATACTATTTTGGGAGCCTAACTTGGACTGATGGAGTTCATGAAGTGAGAAGTCCCCTGTCTGTGAGAACAGAGATCATCCAATCATATGTTGAtgacaattaa
- the LOC117934305 gene encoding ankyrin repeat domain-containing protein 17-like: protein MARYNLVGGGGADDFALPSQRLIDAALQGDINWVSQSLMSQAVDVNYIGTVSLRVKCLEFLLREEEADEVEIQYRDFVTDVTPLFAAAHSGHVSIARKLLSAGADVNQELFRGFATTAAAREGHCALLDMLLKAGASQSACEHALLEACLCGQARAAELLIRSEMIGPSVAQHALVSASCRGYVDVADTLIKNGVDINCADRVLLQSVKPALHANIDCTPLVAAVVSRQVSMVKYLLEAGAKTDCYVRLGAWSWDIFSGEELRVGGCLGEPYDEVWCAVEYYEASGKILSLFLQHQISSLESQQQGRTLLCHAILCQNSDAVGVLLDAGADVEFPIRTKKGHESRPLHLAARLGCLSILKQLIKHGCQVDARTETGDTALMVAAKADQADCFLELIIAGADLGLINNNGDSAVQLAKKSLFRSSTADIFRRAIITGTKICSSNLEVFSLLHFLTGIGNTVLLQMILQQLGEGISTHDGLGLTPILVALKAGHTEAFRLLIMAGADIRVKSKDGQTVVSVLQHRAYSDDRNRFEEILLDAMLAHVLTGYSEFKALHFAARMGNLSALLQLLKMGFPINSLDENGYSPLMLAAKEGHADACKLLLQRGADCGIVSCGGEMALSLSRKSNKCKIAEGVILDYLAHSHVLLGEELRKHTREGRGSPHVKVVRMLKSGLLTWGKSSRRNVVCNEAVAGPSASFLKNRRKDAGEENREVFRVLTETGREIHFEAASAASLELWVRGINLITRDATSGAWLSNTMEGALS from the exons ATGGCAAGGTACAATCTGGTGGGTGGTGGGGGTGCAGACGACTTTGCCTTGCCTTCCCAGAGGCTCATCGATGCGGCTCTGCAAGGAGATATCAACTGGGTGTCCCAGAGTTTGATGTCCCAAGCTGTGGATGTCAACTATATTGGGACTGTTAGTTTGAGAGTGAAGTGCCTGGAGTTCTTACTGAGAGAGGAAGAGGCAGATGAAGTTGAGATTCAGTACAGGGATTTTGTCACTGATGTTACTCCTCTTTTTGCTGCTGCTCATTCTGGCCATGTTTCCATTGCCAGAAAGCTACTG TCAGCTGGAGCTGATGTTAACCAGGAGTTGTTTCGAGGCTTTGCAACAACCGCTGCTGCTCGTGAAGGTCATTGTGCCCTTCTTGACATGCTTCTTAAGGCAGGCGCTTCTCAATCAGCTTGTGAGCATGCTTTGCTGGAAGCTTGCCTTTGTGGTCAGGCTAGAGCTGCGGAACTGTTGATCCGCTCAGAGATGATAGGACCTTCTGTGGCTCAGCATGCACTTGTGTCTGCAAGCTGCAGAGGTTATGTTGATGTAGCTGATACTTTAATCAAG AATGGAGTGGACATAAATTGTGCGGATAGGGTTCTATTACAGTCTGTCAAGCCTGCATTGCATGCTAACATAGATTGTACACCCTTGGTAGCTGCTGTTGTGAGCCGACAAGTGTCTATGGTTAAGTACTTGTTGGAG GCAGGTGCAAAAACTGATTGCTATGTAAGGCTTGGAGCTTGGTCATGGGATATCTTCTCTGGTGAAGAGTTGAGAGTCGGAGGATGTTTGGGTGAGCCATATGATGAAGTATGGTGTGCGGTTGAGTATTATGAAGCTAGTGGAAAAATTTTAAGCCTTTTTCTTCAGCATCAAATTTCATCCCTTGAAAGTCAACAACAGGGCAGAACTCTTCTTTGCCATGCCATCCTCTGCCAGAATTCTGATGCTGTGGGTGTGCTTCTTGATGCTGGTGCTGATGTTGAGTTTCCTATAAGAACCAAGAAGGGGCATGAGTCCCGTCCTCTTCATTTGGCTGCTAGACTGGGTTGCCTTTCCATTCTGAAACAGTTGATCAAACATGGATGCCAAGTCGATGCTAGGACTGAGACAGGTGATACAGCTCTGATGGTGGCTGCGAAAGCTGATCAGGCTGATTGTTTCTTAGAGCTAATTATTGCAGGTGCTGATTTGGGTCTGATCAACAATAATGGAGACAGTGCAGTGCAATTGGCAAAGAAAAGTTTGTTCAGATCCTCTACGGCTGATATCTTTCGGCGTGCAATCATCACTGGAACAAAAATCTGCTCCAGCAATCTTGAGGTTTTCTCTTTGCTGCATTTTCTCACAGGAATTGGTAATACAGTGCTCCTTCAGATGATCCTCCAACAGTTGGGAGAAGGTATCAGTACACATGATGGTTTAGGTTTGACACCCATTCTGGTTGCATTAAAGGCAGGCCATACTGAAGCTTTCCGTCTCCTTATCATGGCTGGGGCAGATATTAGGGTGAAGAGCAAAGATGGGCAGACAGTGGTGTCTGTCCTGCAGCATCGAGCCTATTCTGACGATCGAAATCGGTTTGAAGAAATATTGCTTGATGCCATGCTTGCTCATGTACTGACAGGCTACTCAGAATTCAAAGCGCTTCATTTTGCAGCACGCATGGGAAACTTGTCTGCACTACTTCAGCTCTTGAAAATGGGATTTCCAATCAATTCTCTGGATGAAAATGGGTATTCACCTCTAATGCTAGCAGCCAAGGAAGGTCATGCTGATGCCTGCAAGCTGCTGTTGCAAAGAGGCGCTGATTGTGGAATTGTCAGTTGTGGGGGAGAGATGGCCTTGTCTCTTTCTAGGAAAAGCAATAAATGTAAGATTGCAGAGGGTGTGATTCTTGATTACCTGGCTCATTCTCATGTGCTGCTTGGGGAGGAGCTGCGCAAGCACACCCGAGAGGGAAGAGGCTCTCCCCATGTAAAGGTTGTCCGGATGCTCAAATCTGGATTGTTGACATGGGGGAAGTCAAGTCGGAGGAATGTTGTCTGTAATGAGGCAGTGGCAGGACCAAGTGCAAGCTTTTTAAAGAATAGGAGAAAGGATGCTGGGGAAGAAAACAGGGAAGTTTTCAGGGTGTTGACAGAGACCGGGAGAGAGATACACTTTGAGGCAGCCTCTGCTGCTAGTTTGGAACTCTGGGTTCGCGGCATTAACCTCATTACAAGGGATGCAACTTCTGGGGCTTGGCTATCAAATACTATGGAGGGTGCATTAAGCTGA
- the LOC117930806 gene encoding E3 ubiquitin-protein ligase RHA1B-like: MAVMVMVALACLGLLSLPEQAYSDEYTSSCVLVMDGQTPALIPVSVAVAWIKKRVPVVQYGSFLERLGMHERGDEDAVCRVCLDCIKGRHAIRELSNCCHVFHQECLDAWVDEGQVTCPLCRSMLLPAK; encoded by the exons ATGGC GGTCATGGTCATGGTGGCACTTGCTTGTTTGGGTCTGTTGAGCCTACCAGAACAAGCTTATTCTGATGAATATACTTCCAGTTGTGTTCTTGTGATGGACGGGCAAACCCCAGCATTGATTCCAGTCTCAGTTGCAGTGGCATGGATCAAGAAGAGGGTTCCAGTGGTACAATATGGAAGTTTCCTTGAAAGACTTGGGATGCATGAGCGTGGAGATGAGGATGCAGTGTGCCGTGTGTGCTTGGATTGCATCAAGGGAAGGCATGCGATCAGAGAGCTGTCCAACTGCTGTCACGTGTTCCATCAGGAGTGCCTGGATGCTTGGGTGGATGAGGGTCAGGTCACTTGCCCTTTGTGTAGATCCATGCTACTTCCAGCTAAGTGA
- the LOC117932650 gene encoding subtilisin-like protease SBT3.9: MDVNPENLRAARRNHLLMILLVLFLAQQYFHRSLSFVEGLETTSNVYIVYMGEKKHEDPATIKKSHHEMLSTLLGSKEAAKSSILYSYKHGFSGFAAKLTESQAEDIAGFPGVVQVIPNRIHRLHTTRSWDFLGLQHDYPTNVLTETNLGRGVIIGVIDSGVWPESESFKDEGMGPIPSRWKGICQHGERFNSTNCNRKLIGARWFFKGIHQEIGKFMNITDNLEFLSPRDGIGHGTHTASTAAGYFVEKANYRGLATGLARGGAPLARLAIYKACWAIISGACSDADILKAFDKAIHDGVDILSLSVGNDIPLFSYVDQRDSIAIASFHAIAKGITVVCSAGNDGPFSQTIANTAPWLITVAATTIDRAFPTAIILGNNQTFLGQSIDTGKHKLGFTGLTYSERVALDPKDDSAKDCQPGSLNATLAAGKIILCFSKSDKQDIISASGAVLEAGGIGLIFAQFPTSQLESCDLIPCIKVNYEVGTQILTYIRKARSPTAKLKFPKTVTGKWASPHVAYFSSRGPSSMSPAVLKPDVAAPGVNILAAYSPVDAGTSNGFAFLSGTSMACPHVSGLAALIKSAHPTWSPAAIRSALVTSASQTGTDGMDIIEEGPTRKAADPFDIGGGHVNPNKALKPGLIYNISLEDYIQFLCSMGYSNPSIGRLTKTTTNCTRGSHFQLNLNLPSITIPNLKKKVTVMRTVTNVGHINSVYKAEVQAPYGIKMAVEPHILSFNLTTQFLPFKVTFFSTQTVHGDYKFGSLTWTDGEHFVRSPIAIRAIKFDMYADV, encoded by the exons ATGGACGTCAATCCAGAAAACTTGAGAGCGGCAAGAAGAAACCACTTGCTCATGATACTTCTTGTACTCTTTCTAGCTCAACAATATTTCCATAGATCGCTAAGCTTTGTGGAGGGCCTGGAGACTACTAGCAAT GTGTACATTGTGTACATGGGAGAGAAGAAGCATGAGGATCCAGCAACCATAAAAAAATCCCACCATGAAATGCTGTCCACCTTGCTTGGAAG CAAAGAAGCTGCCAAGAGTTCAATTCTTTACAGTTACAAGCATGGATTTTCTGGCTTTGCAGCAAAGCTGACAGAATCTCAGGCAGAAGATATTGCAG GATTCCCAGGTGTTGTTCAAGTGATTCCAAATCGCATTCACAGGCTCCATACAACTAGAAGCTGGGATTTCCTCGGTCTCCAACATGATTATCCAACAAATGTTTTAACAGAGACCAACCTGGGTCGAGGAGTTATCATTGGGGTGATAGATTCAG GAGTCTGGCCAGAGTCTGAAAGCTTCAAGGATGAAGGCATGGGTCCAATTCCATCGCGTTGGAAAGGTATCTGCCAACATGGGGAGCGCTTCAATTCCACCAATTGCAACAGGAAACTTATTGGGGCTCGCTGGTTTTTTAAAGGGATCCACCAGGAAATAGGAAAATTCATGAATATAACTGACAACCTAGAATTTCTGTCACCAAGGGATGGAATTGGCCATGGCACTCATACAGCTTCAACAGCAGCAGGCTATTTTGTAGAGAAAGCAAACTACAGAGGACTAGCTACAGGCCTAGCCAGAGGAGGTGCACCTCTTGCTCGGTTAGCAATTTACAAGGCTTGCTGGGCCATTATCAGTGGAGCATGCAGTGATGCCGATATTCTGAAAGCATTTGACAAAGCCATACATGATGGGGTGGATATCCTGTCTCTGTCTGTTGGCAATGATATTCCTCTATTCTCCTATGTTGATCAGCGTGATTCAATCGCAATCGCTTCCTTCCATGCAATTGCAAAGGGGATAACGGTAGTTTGTTCAGCAGGAAATGATGGACCTTTCTCACAGACAATAGCAAACACTGCACCCTGGCTCATTACTGTGGCAGCCACCACCATTGACAGGGCCTTCCCAACAGCCATCATACTTGGGAACAACCAAACTTTCTTG GGTCAATCTATTGATACAGGAAAGCATAAACTTGGATTCACTGGTCTCACTTATTCAGAACGCGTAGCTTTAGACCCAAAGGACGATTCAGC AAAGGACTGTCAGCCTGGAAGCCTCAATGCAACATTAGCAGCAGGAAAAATTATCCTCTGTTTCTCAAAATCGGACAAACAGGATATAATTTCTGCATCAGGTGCAGTGCTGGAAGCAGGAGGCATTGGACTTATTTTTGCACAGTTCCCCACCAGTCAGCTTGAGTCATGTGATTTAATTCCTTGTATCAAAGTAAATTATGAAGTCGGGACACAGATACTTACTTACATCAGAAAAGCAAG GTCTCCTACTGCAAAGCTGAAATTTCCAAAGACTGTTACAGGGAAATGGGCATCTCCACATGTTGCATATTTCTCGTCCAGAGGACCCAGTTCCATGTCTCCTGCTGTGCTAAAG CCCGATGTTGCTGCCCCAGGAGTGAACATCTTAGCAGCTTATTCACCAGTTGATGCTGGAACTAGCAATGGGTTTGCCTTCTTATCAGGTACTTCAATGGCTTGTCCTCATGTGAGTGGATTAGCAGCACTCATTAAATCCGCCCATCCAACTTGGTCTCCTGCAGCCATAAGATCAGCTCTTGTCACTTCAG CTTCCCAAACTGGAACAGATGGCATGGATATAATTGAGGAGGGGCCGACTCGCAAGGCAGCAGACCCATTTGACATTGGTGGTGGCCATGTCAATCCCAACAAGGCACTAAAGCCAGGGCTCATTTACAATATCAGTTTGGAGGACTACATCCAGTTCCTCTGCTCCATGGGTTACAGCAATCCATCCATTGGCAGGTTAACCAAGACCACGACAAATTGCACGAGAGGCAGCCATTTTCAATTGAACCTCAACCTCCCTTCCATCACCATTCCAAACCTCAAAAAGAAAGTAACAGTCATGAGAACTGTGACAAACGTGGGACACATTAATTCAGTGTATAAAGCTGAGGTGCAGGCTCCTTATGGCATTAAAATGGCAGTTGAACCTCATATACTGAGCTTCAACTTAACCACCCAATTTCTTCCTTTCAAAGTTACCTTTTTCTCAACTCAAACGGTCCATGGAGACTACAAATTCGGAAGCCTAACATGGACAGATGGTGAGCATTTTGTCAGGAGTCCTATAGCCATACGTGCAATCAAATTTGACATGTATGCAGAT GTATAA
- the LOC117934291 gene encoding subtilisin-like protease SBT3.5 isoform X1 codes for MSLFLSIQRRKHLRDSMSNSTPFFVLFCLLFALAQAEARTNVHIVYLGERQHNDPELVRDSHHDMLASIVGSKEVASELMVYSYKHGFSGFAAKLTESQAQRIAELPGVLRVIPNSLHQLQTTRSWDYLGLSFQSPKNILHSSNMGDGVIIGVLDTGIWPESKSFNDEGFGPIPSQWKGVCESGQQFNSTMHCNRKVIGARWFVDGFLAEYGQPLNTSGNQEFLSPRDANGHGTHTSSTAGGSFVGNVSYKGLALGTVRGGAPHARLAIYKVCWNVLGGQCSSADILKAFDEAINDGVHVLSLSIGSSIPLFSDIDERDGIATGSFHAVAKGITVVCGASNDGPQAQTVQNTAPWILTVAASTMDRAFPTPITLGNNKTLLGQALFTGKETGFSGLVYPDVSGLAPNSAGQCEALSLDQTSVAGKVVLCFTSTVRRATIISASSDVQAAGGVGVIIAKNPGDNLAACSNDFPCVEVDYEIGTRILYYIRSTRLPVVNLSPSKTFVGEAVLAKVAYFSSRGPNSIAPAILKPDITAPGVNILAATGPLNRVMDGGYAMLSGTSMATPHVSGVVALLKALHPDWSPAAIKSALVTTAWRNGPSGLPIFAEGFPKKLADPFDFGGGIVNPNGATDPGLVYDMGATEHVHYLCAVGYNNSAISQLTGQSIVCPSERPSILDVNLPSITIPNLRNSTTLTRTVTNVGAPESIYRVVIQPPIGVVITLNPDVLVFNSMTKSITFKVTVSSTHHVNTGYYFGSLTWTDGVHEVRSPLSVRTEIIQSYVDDN; via the exons atgtctctctttctctccatcCAAAGACGCAAGCATTTGAGAGACAGTATGAGTAATTCAACTCCATTCTTTGTTCTGTTTTGTCTTCTGTTTGCTCTTGCACAAGCGGAGGCCAGGACCAAC GTTCATATAGTTTATCTGGGAGAGAGGCAACACAACGACCCCGAGCTTGTCAGGGATTCCCATCATGACATGCTGGCCAGCATAGTTGGGAG CAAGGAAGTGGCTTCAGAATTGATGGTGTACAGTTACAAACATGGCTTCTCTGGGTTTGCAGCCAAGCTTACAGAGTCTCAGGCACAGAGAATTGCTG AGTTGCCTGGTGTGCTTCGAGTCATCCCCAATTCCCTTCACCAGCTACAAACAACGAGGAGCTGGGATTACCTTGGCCTCTCTTTTCAATCTCCTAAAAATATTCTTCACAGCAGCAATATGGGGGATGGAGTAATCATTGGTGTCCTAGATACAG GAATATGGCCGGAGTCTAAATCTTTCAATGATGAAGGGTTTGGACCGATCCCATCTCAGTGGAAGGGTGTTTGTGAATCAGGGCAGCAATTCAATAGCACAATGCACTGTAACAGAAAAGTCATTGGAGCCCGTTGGTTTGTCGATGGATTTCTTGCTGAGTATGGACAGCCATTAAACACATCTGGAAACCAAGAATTCTTGTCTCCAAGAGATGCAAATGGACATGGCACACACACATCCAGCACTGCAGGTGGTTCTTTTGTCGGTAATGTGAGCTACAAGGGCCTTGCTTTAGGGACCGTAAGAGGTGGGGCACCCCATGCCCGGTTGGCTATTTATAAGGTGTGCTGGAATGTTCTTGGAGGACAATGCTCATCTGCAGATATACTGAAAGCCTTTGATGAAGCTATAAATGATGGGGTCCATGTGTTATCCCTGTCAATTGGGTCTTCTATTCCTCTATTCTCAGATATTGATGAACGTGATGGGATTGCCACTGGTTCCTTCCATGCAGTGGCTAAGGGCATCACTGTTGTTTGTGGAGCTTCAAATGATGGACCTCAAGCTCAGACAGTACAGAACACAGCACCATGGATATTAACTGTTGCAGCTAGCACCATGGATAGAGCATTTCCTACACCCATCACACTTGGAAACAATAAAACCTTGCTG GGTCAAGCCTTGTTTACAGGAAAGGAGACTGGTTTCTCAGGCTTGGTATATCCAGACGTCTCAGGGCTTGCCCCAAACTCTGCAGG TCAGTGCGAAGCACTCTCACTTGATCAAACTTCAGTTGCTGGAAAAGTGGTGCTCTGCTTCACTTCAACGGTTAGGAGGGCCACTATAATAAGTGCTTCATCAGATGTGCAAGCAGCAGGTGGCGTTGGGGTGATCATTGCCAAGAATCCCGGTGATAACTTGGCTGCATGCAGCAATGATTTTCCATGTGTTGAAGTTGACTATGAGATTGGAACCAGAATACTCTATTACATCCGGTCTACCAG GCTTCCTGTAGTAAATCTCAGCCCTTCTAAAACATTTGTGGGGGAGGCTGTTTTGGCCAAGGTTGCCTATTTCTCATCTAGAGGGCCTAACTCCATTGCCCCTGCAATTCTTAAG CCAGATATAACGGCCCCTGGTGTGAATATATTAGCTGCCACTGGTCCCCTCAATCGAGTGATGGATGGTGGCTATGCCATGCTTTCAGGAACATCAATGGCAACTCCTCATGTCTCTGGCGTTGTGGCACTCCTCAAAGCATTGCACCCTGATTGGTCCCCTGCAGCTATTAAGTCAGCACTAGTCACAACTG CATGGAGGAATGGTCCATCTGGCCTTCCAATCTTTGCCGAGGGGTTCCCTAAAAAGCTTGCTGATCCATTTGATTTTGGAGGTGGCATAGTAAACCCAAATGGTGCAACAGACCCAGGTTTGGTATATGACATGGGTGCAACCGAACACGTACATTATCTTTGTGCTGTGGGCTACAACAACTCTGCCATCTCTCAGCTTACAGGGCAATCCATAGTCTGCCCCAGTGAAAGGCCTTCCATTCTGGATGTAAACCTACCCTCCATAACCATACCAAACCTCAGAAATTCCACCACCCTCACCAGAACTGTCACAAATGTAGGTGCCCCTGAATCCATCTATAGAGTAGTGATTCAGCCTCCTATTGGTGTAGTCATAACATTAAACCCTGATGTCTTGGTCTTCAACTCTATGACCAAATCAATCACTTTCAAGGTTACAGTCTCCTCGACCCATCACGTGAATACAGGATACTATTTTGGGAGCCTAACTTGGACTGATGGAGTTCATGAAGTGAGAAGTCCCCTGTCTGTGAGAACAGAGATCATCCAATCATATGTTGAtgacaattaa